The DNA window CGAGACCCCGCTGGGAGGGATGCTGCGCCCCGGCCGCCAGCATGAGCACCGAGTACGAGCGCACCTTGAGTCCGTGCGCTGCGAGCGCGGCGTTGCCGGCGGCGAGCGACAGGGCGTTGGCACGGGCGAGCAGGAAGCTCAGGTCTTCCGTGAGCGCGAACTCGACCTCGGCGGGCACCTCCGGCAGGTCGCGGCTCATTCCCCCAGCGTAGGCGAAACTCCCGTTTCGCAATCATTGACTTTCTCAACGGACTGCGGTTCGATGATCGAGACACGAAGGAGTCCTCACATGCTGCTCGAAGGCAAAGTCGCAATCGTCACCGGATCGGGCCGCGGGCTCGGCCTCGCCTACGCCCAGGAGCTCGCCCGGCAGGGTGCAGCCGTCGTCATCAACGACGTCGACGCCGCCACCGCCGACGCCGCGGTCGCCACGATCGAGCAGAGCGGTGGGCGCGCCGTCGCCGTCGTCGCGCCGGTGGGCCCGACCGAGACCGCGCAGGAGCTGGTCCGCACCGCCGTCGAGACCTTCGGCGGCCTGGACATCCTCGTCACCAACGCCGGCGTGCTCCGTGACAAGACACTCTGGAACATGAGCGACGACGACTTCGACACGGTGATCAACGTGCACCTCCGCGGCACCTTCACCTGCGTCCGCGAGGCCGCGGTGCACATGCGCGCCAACGGCGTCGCCGGCCGCATCATCTGCATCGGCTCGCCCACCGGGCAGCGCGGCAACTTCGGCCAGACCAACTACGCCGCCGCCAAGGCCGGCATCGTCGGCATGGTGCGCACCTGGGCGCTCGAGCTCAAGAAGGCCGGCATCACCGCCAACGCCGTCATCCCCGTGGCCGCCACGGCGATGACCTCGACGATCCCCTACTTCGCGGCGGCGGTCGAGGCCACCGAGCGCGGCGAGGCCATGCCGCCGTTCTTCCGCCACGACCTCGGCTTCGGCGTCTCGGAGGACGTCTCGGGCGTCATCGCGTACCTCGCCTCCGACGCGGCCGCCGGCGTCTCCGGCCAGGCGATCGGCGTGGGCGGCGACCGCCTGCAGCTGTGGTCGCACCCCGAGCCCGTCGTCACCGCGTACCACGACGGCGGATGGTCGATCGAGGCCCTCCAGGACGAGTTCCCCGGCCTCACCGAGGGGAGCCTCCAGTCGGTCGGCGAGACCTTCCCGCCGCTTCCGGAGGACCTGAAGCGCTCGTGACCCGCTACGAGAGCGCGATCGACGTCGACGCGCTGACCGCCATCGACGTGCACGTGCACATCGAGGTCGACGCGCACGGGCACTCCTCCCTGCCGCCCGATCTGGCGGAGGCCGCGGCCCAGTACTTCAAGGCCGGAGCCAGTCCCGACCTCGACGGCGTCGCCGACTACTACCGCGAACGGCGGATGGCCGCGGTGGTCTTCACCGTCGACGCGCAGACCGAGCTGCAGCATCCTGCCCTCTCCAGCGCCGAGATCGCCGACGGGGCCGCCCGTCACAACGACGTGCTGATCCCGTTCGGCTCGGTCGATCCCCGCCGCTCCGACGCCGTGGACATCGCGAAGCGCCTCATCGAGGAGTCGGGGGTGCGCGGCTTCAAGTTCCACCCGACCGTGCAGGGCTTCGACCCGAGCGAGGAGCGCTGGTACCCGCTCTACGAGACGATCCAGGATGCCGGCGTCCCGGCCCTGTTCCACACCGGTCAGACCGGCATCGGCGCGGGCATGCGGGGCGGACGCGGCTTCCGGCTGGCGCTGTCGAACCCGATGCTGCTCGACCCGGTGGCGGCGGACTTCCCCGACCTGCAGATCATCATGGCCCACCCGTCGGTGCCGTGGCAGGACGAGGCGCTGGCGGTGGCGACCCACAAGCACAACACGTGGATCGATCTGTCCGGCTGGAGCCCGAAGTACTTCCCCGAGTCGCTCGTGCGCGCCGCGGGCAGCTACCTCCGCTCGCGCGTGCTGTTCGGCTCGGACTACCCGCTCCTCACCCCGGATCGCTGGATGTCGGACATCGCCCAGACCGCGATGAAGCCCGACGCGCTCCCCGCGATCTACAAAGACAACGCCGTGCGCCTGCTCGGCCTCTGAAAACCACCTGAAAGGCACATCGTGACCACGACCGTCGCATACGCAGACCTTCCCTCGCTCGTCGGCCAGGACCTCGGCTTCACCGACTGGATCGAGGTGACCCAGGAGCGCGTCAACGTCTTCGCCGACGCCACCGACGACGACCAGTGGATCCACACCGACCCCGAGCGGGCCACCGCCGAGAGCCCGTTCGGCGGACCGATCGCGCACGGCTTCCTCACCCTGTCGCTGACGATCCCCTTCATCACCGAGCTGCTCGACGTCGAGGGCGTGACCACGAAGGTCAACTACGGCCTCGACAAGGTGCGCTTCGTCTCGCCCGTGAAGGTCGGCGCGCGCGTGCGCATGGGCGCCGTGATCGCCGAGGTCACCGAGGTCGCCGGCGGCTACCAGCTCGTCATCGACCAGACCATCGAGATCGAGGGCGGCACCAAGCCCGCCGTCGTCGCGCGCGGACTCAGCCGCTTCTACGCCTGACACCGGCGGGCGCACGACGCCCGCCGGTCACCACCCCGCGACGAAGGAGTCGGCGAATGAACGACCAGGGACTCGGCGGCTGGCTCGCCCGGCGCCGTCTGCGCTCCCCCGACAAGGCGGCGCTGCTTCACGGCGAAGACGGCCGGCTCACCTACAAGGAGCTGGCCGACGCCACCGAGCGCGCCGCCGCCGTGCTGGCCTCGCAGGGGGTCTCCCGGGGCGACCGGGTGGCCTACCTCGGCGAGAACAGTCCGGGCTTCATCATCGCGCTGTTCGCGACCGTGCAGCTCGGGGCCGTGTTCGTGCCGATCAACACGCGCCTCGCGCCGCCCGAGGTCGCGCACATCCTCCGCGACAGCGCCGCATCGCTGCTCGTGCACGACGTCGAGTTCGACGAGCGACTGGCCGCGGTCGCCGCGGAGCACGCGCTTCCGCCCTCCCTCCCCACCACCGACGGCGACGGCCGGCCCGGCTTCCCGTCGCTGATGCGGGATGCCGCGCCCGGACTCCCCGGGGTCCGCGTCGCGCCGGCCGACCCCGCCGCGATCGTCTACACGTCGGGGACGACGGGCCGCCCGAAGGGCGCGATCCTCACCCACCAGAACCTGACGTTCGTCTCGCTGAACTGCATCATCGACTACGACGTCACCTCGCATGACGTGGCCCTGATGATCTCGCCGCTCTTCCACGTGGCCTCGCTCGGCATGGGCGCGCTGCCCGTGCTGCTGCAGGGCGGCACCCTGGTGCTCGAGAAGGGCTTCGAGCCCGGCGCCGCGCTGCGGCAGATCCAGCGGCACCGGGTCACGATGCTCAGCGGCGTGCCCACGACCTACATGATGATGGCCGATCATCCCGACTGGGCGACCACCGACCTGTCGAGCCTCGACAAGCTCACGTGCGGCGGATCGGCGGTGCCCACGCGCATCCTGACCGCCTACGAGGAGCGCGGGCTCGCCTTCGCCCAGGGCTACGGCATGACCGAGACCGCGCCCGGCGGCACCAGCGTGCCTCCCGCGATGTCGCGCGAGAAGCAGGGCAGCGTCGGCCTCCCCCAGTTCTTCCTCGACGTGCGCGTCGCCGACGAGGACGGCCGCACGCTCCCCGCGGGCGAGGTGGGCGAGGTGCAGGTGAGCGGACCCAACGTCTTCGCGGGCTATCTCAACCTGCCCGAGGCGACCGCGGCCGCCTTCACGGCCGACGGCTGGTTCCGCTCCGGCGACCTCGGGTACGTCGACGCCGACGGCTATCTCTTCATCTCCGGACGCTCGAAGGACATGATCATCTCCGGCGGCGAGAACATCTACCCGGCCGAGGTCGAGAACCTGCTCGCGGATGTGCCCGGCGTCGCCGCGGCCGCCGTCATCGGCGTGCCCGACGACCGCTGGGGCGAGGTGCCGTGGGCCGTCGTGACGGTCGCGCCGGGCGCCGCCGTCGACACGACGACCGTCGCCGCCTTCCTCGACGGCAAGCTCGCGCGCTACAAGATCCCGAAGCGCGTGGTCGTGGTCGACGAGCTGCCGCGCACCGCGTCGGGCAAGGTCCTCAAGGCCGAGCTGCGGGAGCGCTTCGCCGCCTGAGCCGGCGCGCGCGCATCGCACCGCCGCCCGCGACCCGCACCGCCGCACGCCAACCGCACCGCCACAGGTTTTGTCTCGCGAGGCGCAACTCCACGGATTCTGCGGACCTGTTGCGCGGGATCCACGGGATCACAGGCTCCGTGCTGTCTCAGTGACCCGGATCCGTGGAGTTCGTCCGGGTGGTGAGCACACGCGGCGCGAGCGGCGCAGACATGCGGCTGCGACGACTGCGCGGCGGCTGTCCTGCATCCGCGGTGCGCAACTCCACGGATCCGGCACTGCCACCGCGCAGCATCCGGGTCATCCGCCCGAGTTGCTTCCCGGAGCACCCCGATCCGTGGAGTTGTGCCCGCCGGGCGCTGCCTGCTGAGCACCGGCGGTGGCCACCCCGACGGCCGGGGACGCGGAACGGGGCGGCCCCGAAGGACCGCCCCGTTCTGTGGTGCGCCGTCGATCAGCCGAAGGACTCCGCCGTGGCGTAGCCCTTGCCGTTGTACTTCTGCACCTGGACGCTGGAGACGGCCGGCTTGCCGTCCTGCGTGGTGTCGATCGTCGACCCCTCCAGCATGAGCGGGGCCTGGAAGTCCGAGATGCTCTCGAGCGCCGTCATGAAGCTCTCGCGCGTCGGCTCGGTCATGGTGGTGAAGGCCTGCTCGAGCGTCGAGGCGGCGATCCAGCTCCAGACGCAGTGCGGGAACGCCGGGACGCCCTGCTGATCGGTGTACTCCGCGATCGCGTCGAGGAACGCCTTGCCGTCGGGGCTGTCGCCGAAGGTCGGGCTCGCGGCCGACTGCGAGAACGCGACCGAGTAGACGCCGGGGAACGCCGAGCCGCCGCCGGGCTCGAGGATCGCCGTCGGGCTCGACGTGTTCGAGGGCAGGAACCAGCTGGGCAGCCAGCCGAGCTGCTGCGTCTTCTGCATCGAGGAGATCACCAGCGGGGTGATCGACATCGCGTTGAAGAAGACGTCGGCGCCGGATGCCGCGAGCTCGGTCAGCTGGGCGTCGACCGACGTGTCGGTGGCCTCGTAGGTCAGCTCGCCGACGACCTGGATGTTGGACGCACCCGAGATCGCCTCCTTGAAGCCCTCGACGTAGCCCTTGCCGTAGTCGTCGTTCTGGGACAGGATCGCGACCTTGTGGTCTTTGGCCGAGGCGGCCAGCAGCTCGCCGAACGCACCGCCCTCCTGCTGGTAGATCGGCACGAAGCCGAGCTGCTCCGGGCTCTCCTCGCGGTTGCTGAACAGCGGGTCGCCGGTCATGACGAGCACCTGCGGCACCTTCTCGTCGATCGCCGCCTCGCGCCAGGCGCGGTTGGTCGGCGTGCCGAGGCCGATGCCCGCGGCGAAGACGCCGTCGGAGACCATCTGCTGGAAGTTGGCGAGCGCCTTCTGCGGGTCGTAGGCGTCGTCGTAGGCCTTGATGTCGACGGTGCGGGTCTTCCCGTCGCCGAACTCGATGCCGCCCTCGGCGTTCTTCACCCCGAAGTAGGCCTTCGCCCCGTCGACGGTGCAGTTGCCGGGGCCGGCGGTGGCGCCCGTCAGCGGGCTCGTGATGCCGATCGTGATGCTCGTGTCGGTGATGCCGGGGCTCGCCGCGGCAGCTCCGCCCGACGCATCCCCTCCCCCGGCCGGCTCGCCGCCGCGGGAGCACCCCGCGAGCACGAGCGCGACGGCGGACGTCAGGGCGACAACGCCGATGACTCCTCTTGCTCTCCTGCGCATGTTCATGCCTGTCCTTGCCTCTCTGTCTCTTCGGTGCCCTCCTCGTCGCGGCCGGGAGCCGGACGGGAGGAGGTCTGCGTCGCGGTCCGGGCGAGGTCGGACGACGATGTGCGCCGCAGGCGGCGGCGGATGCGGCGGGGCAGGCTGACCAGCCCGCCCGGGAGGACGAACAGCACCACGAGCAGGACGACGCCCTGGATGATCGTGGTGAGGTTCGGGTCGATCGCGCTCGTGGCCTGCGGGACGAAGACGTAGTACGCGCCGCCGATGAGCGATCCGACGATGCTGCCCGCGCCGCCGATGACCATCGCCGCCAGCAGGCTGATCGAGTGGCCGAAGCTCAGGGTCTCGGGCGAGGTGTACTGGACGGCCACCATGTAGAGGAAGCCGCTGACGCCGCCGAAGAGGGATGCCACGGTGAAGGCGAGCACCTTGTACCGGTACGGCGAGATGCCCATGGACGAGGCGACGTTCTCGTTCTCGCGGACGATCGCGAGCGCGCGGCCGAACCTGCCGGTCACGAAGTTCCGCGCGAGGACGAAGGAGACCGCGACGATCGCCAGGACGATGTAGAACTGCCACTGGTCGTCGTAGAGCCCACTCCCCTCGGGGGCGTTCGAGAAGCGGGCGGAGACGCCCTGCGATCCGCCGGTCACGTCGGAGAAGCGCTTGGCCAGCGGCACGCCCACGATCGGCAGTGCGATGGTCACCATGGCGATCGCCAGTCCGCCGAGCCGCGCGGCGGCCAGGGCCACGAGCAGCCCCGCGGCGGCGGGGATGAGGCAGGCAGCGGCGAAGACGAGGACGATGTTCCAGTCGTTCTGCACCCCGTAGGCGGTGACGTAGGCCCCGAGTCCGAGGAAGAAGATCTGACCGAGGTTCACCTGCCCGCCGTAGCCCATGACGATGTTCAGGCCCAGCACCGCGACGGCGTAGACGCCGATGCGGATGAGGGTCTGGTTCGCGATCTGCGGCAGGATCAGCGGCGCCACGAGCAGCGCGATCGCCACCACGGCGATCGTCGCCCACCGCACCCACGGGGTGCGCCACATCGTCGACACGGCGGCCATCAGACGCGCACCACGATGCGACGGCCGAACAGGCCCTGCGGCCTGAGGATCAGCACGACGAAGACGAGCAGGAACGGCACGGCGATCTTGAGGTCGTAGCCGATGAAGGGCACGTAGACGGCGGCGAGGTTCTCGAGCACGCCGATCATCCAGGCGGCGACGACCGCGCCGAGGGGACTGCTCAAGCCGCCGATGATCACGGCGGCGAGCGCGTAGACGAGGGCGCCGTCCAGCATCCCGGGTGTCAATGTCAGCTGCGGGGCGACGAGCGATCCGGCGATCGCGCCGAGCGCGGCGGCCAGACCCCAGCCGATCATGAGCAGACGTCCCACGGGCAGACCCGACAGGGCGGCCGACTCGGGGTTGATGGCGACGGCGCGGAGGGCGAGACCCAGCTTCGTGCGCATGAACAGCACCTGCAGCACGATCATGATGGCGACGATCGCGCCGATCGTGCCGAGCGAGCGGATGCTCACCACCGCGCCGAGCACCTCGACGGTGCTGAGCGGGAAGAGCGACGGGAACTGACGGTTGTCGTAGCCCCAGATCCACGCGCAGATGCCGGTCGCGAGTGTCAGGATGCCGATCGTCACCACGACGGCGGTGTCGGGGTCTCCGCGCTCGAACCGGCGAACGAGCAGGCGCTCGGCGGCCGCGCCGAGGGCGAAGGAGATCACCACGGCGATGAGGATCGCCACGATCAGGGGAAGGCCCAGCTGCGTGAAGACGTAGGCGATGTACGCCGACAGCACGGCCATGCCGCCCTGGGCGAAGTTGATCAGGCCGGTCGCCTGATGCACCAGCACGATCGCGAGGGCGAGCGCGCCGTAGATCGAACCGGTGGACAGGCCGTCGATGACCAGCTGCACGAAGGTGCCCATGTCAGCCTCCCAGGTAGGCGCGTCGGATCTCGTCCATGCCCTTGAGCTCGGCCGAGGTGCCGGTGAGGGCGTTGCGGCCCGTCTCCAGCACGGTGGCCGTGTCGACGAGGGTGAAGGCGAGGTTGGCGTTCTGCTCGACGATGAGCATCGCGATGCCCGACTCCACCCGCAGGCGCCGGATCGCGTCGTAGACGTTCTTCGCCGTCGAGGGGGCGAGTCCGAGCGACGCCTCGTCGAGCAGCAGCAGGCGGGGGCGCGCCATGAACGCCCGGCCGACGGCGAGCATCTGCTGCTCCCCGCCGGAGAGGGCCGAGGCCTGCGAGCCGATGCGCTCCTTGAGCTGCGGGAAGAGGTCGAGGCAGTAGTCGATGTCGGCGGGGATCGCCTTGCGGTCCTTGCGGAGGTACGCGCCGACGCGGAGATTCTCGCGGACGGTCAGCTGCGTGAGGGTGCCGCGTCCCTCGGGCACGTGTGCGATGCCGAGCGCCGCGGTGCGGTCGGGGCCGAGCCCGCGGATGTCGCGGCCGTCGAAGCGGATGCGCCCGCCCGCGCGCACCATGCCGCTGATGGCGCGGAGGGTGGTGGTCTTGCCCGCGCCGTTGGCGCCCAGGATGCCGACCGCCCCGCCCTCGGGGACGCTGAGGGAGACGCCCTCGAGCACCTGGACGGGTCCGTAGGAGGCCGTCACCTCCTCGAGCTCAAGCAGCGTCATCGGCCGCATCCTTGCCGAGGTAGGCCTCGATCACGCGCGGGTCGGACTGTGCCTGCGCGGCCGTGCCCTCGAGGAGCGTGCGGCCGTGGTCGAGCACGACCACCCGGTCGGTGAGGGCGGAGATCAGCCCCATGTGGTGCTCGACGATGACGACCGTCATGTCGTCCTCGGCGCGCAGGCGCCGCACGGTCTCGATGAAGTGCTCGACCTCGGCGTGCGAGAGGCCGGCGGCCGGCTCGTCCAGCAGCAGGAGCGCCGGCTTCAGCAGCAGCGCCCGGCACAGCTCGATGCCCTTGTGCAGGCCGTGGCTCAGCTCGTCGGCGGGCACGTCGGCCGCCCAGTCGAGCCCGGCGCGCTCGAGCAGCCCCCGCGCCTCGGAGCGCAGCGACTTCTCGGCCCTCCCCGTGGCGGGGAGGCGCACCGACCACGACAGGGGGCCGCCCGGCAGGCGCGTGTGCCCGCCGAGGAGCACGTTCTCGAGGACGGACGCCTTGAGCTGGAGGGCCGGATGCTGGAACGTGCGGGCGAGGCCGCGACGGGCGAGCTTCGACGGGGCGAGGCCGATGACCTCGTCGCCGTCGATGGTGATGGATCCGGAGCTCGGCCGGTAGTGGCCGCTGATGCAGTTGAACAGCGACGTCTTGCCGGCGCCGTTCGGACCGACCAGACCGAAGATCGCTCCCGGCTCGACGTCGAACGACACGTCGTGCAGGACGGAGATGCCGCCGAAGCGGAGGTTCACGTCTTTCAGGCTCAGCCGGGCGGCCATGCGTCACCTCTCCCGTATGGCGTCGTTGCAGCGGGTCGTCGGACCGAACGTCCGCTCTGGTCGAAACTATGGATCGGGGCCAAGATTGTCAACGATTTTGGCTTGAGAACCGGAATGGTTGCCGGTTCGTGATCCGATGAGCAGGAGCGGTGCGTCGACCGTAGGGGGCGGGAGCATCCGCTTTCCTGCCTGATTCCGTTCAACGGAACCGGTGGCTACGCTTTCCTGAGGCCGGCGCGACGATGCCCCGGCCGAGGAGGAACCCATGGCGCGCGCATCCGGCGGCGAGTCCGTGCTCAGCAAGCACCTGCGGGTGATGGAGGCCTTCGACGCCGCCGATCCGTTCCTGACGCTCTCCGACATCGCGGCGCGCGCGGGGCTCGCGGCTTCCACCGCGCACCGGCTCGTCGCGGAGCTCGAGCGCGAGGGGCTCGTCGAGCGGCTCCCCGATCGCACCTACCGCCTCGGCGTGCGGCTCTGGGAGATGGCCTGCCGCACGCCCGGCGCCCTGGGGCTCCGGGAGCTCGCGCGCCCGCACCTGCAGTCGCTGCACGCGCGCGTGCGTCAGCACGCGCAGCTCGGCGTCCTCAACGGCACGGACGTGCTGTTCCTCGACCGGCTCTCCGCGCGCGACGCCGTCGTCAACGCCACCCTCATCGGCGGGCGCATCCCCCTGCACGTGTCGTCGTCGGGCCTCGTGCTGCTCGCCCACGCCGGACCGGAGGTGCTCGAGCGGGTGCTCGCCGCGCCGCGCATCCGCTACACGCCCGCGACCCTGTGCACGCCGGCCGAACTGACCGCGGCCCTCCGCGACGTGCGGGCACGCGGGTGGGCCGTCTGCGACGGGCACGTCCACGAGGAGTCGCGCGGCATCGCCGTGCCGGTCTACGGTGCCCACCACGACGTGATCGCGGCCATGGGCGTGGTGGTGCCCAACGACGGCGCCGACCCGCTCGCCCACATCGAGCTGCTGACGCGCGCCTCGCACGCGATCACGGAGGCGATGCGCGCGGCGTCCCTCCCCCCGAGCCATCCCGGAGCCCTCCCCGGCGGGCGTTTCCGACCGCTCGTGACGTCGTCGGTGCGATCGATGGAATACCTCGAGGCGCGCGCCGGCGCCGCGGCGCCGTAACGCGGGGACTCCCCCGGCCGGGCGTCCGTGACGCTCGACTATCGTGAGCGGCATGTCTGTGAACCCCCCGTTCCGCGCCGACATCGTCGGCAGCTTCCTGCGGCCCGAGGCCGTCTCGTCCGCCCGCGCCCGGTTCGCCGCCGGAGAGCTCGACGCCGCCGAGCTGCGCGCCGTCGAGGACGAGGCGATCACGGCCCTGGTCGCGCGCCAGGCGCAGACCGGGCTCCGCGTCGCGACCGACGGCGAGTTCCGCCGGTCGTGGTGGCACTTCGACTTCTTCGGGATGCTGGACGGCGTCGAGGTCGTCGAGCTCGACCACGGCATCCAGTTCCAGGGGGTGCAGACGCGCCCGCGCGGCCTGAAGATCGACGGTCCCGTCGGCTTCCCCGACGACCACCCGATGCTCGAGCACTTCCGCTTCCTCAAGCCGGTCGCGGAGGCCGCGGGCGTGACGCCGAAGTTCAGCATCCCCGCGCCGACGGTGCTCGACTTCCGCCTGGAGGCCGAGGCGCTCGCGGGCTCGCCCTACGACCACCGCGACGACATCGTCGAGGATCTCGCCGCGACCTACCGCTCCGCCGTCCAGGCCTTCTACGACGCCGGCTGCCGCTATCTGCAGTTCGACGACACCGCGTGGGCCTACCTCTGCTCCGACGTCGAGCTCGCGAAGGCGGCCGAGCGCGGCATCCGCACCGATCACCTCGCCGAGCGCTACGCGCGTCTCATCAACGCGTCGCTGCGAGACAAGCCCGACGACCTCGTCGTCACGACGCACGTGTGCCGCGGCAACTTCCGCTCGACCTGGATCTCGTCGGGCGGCTACGAGCCGGTCGCCGAGCAGCTGCTGGGCGAGACGGCCTTCGACGGCTACTTCCTCGAGTACGACAACGAGCGCTCCGGCGGCTTCGAGCCGCTGCGGTTCCTGCCGAAGGGCGACAAGGTCGTCGAGCTCGGGCTCATCACGACCAAGACGGGTGACCTGGAGTCGGCCGACGACATCGTCCGCCGCATCGAGGAGGCCGCCGAGGTGGCGCCCCTCGACCAGCTCGCGCTGAGCCCGCAGTGCGGCTTCGCCTCGACCGAGGAGGGCAACGAGCTGACCGCCGACCAGCAGTGGGCGAAGATCGACGCCGCCGTCGCGATCGCCGGCCGGGTCTGGGGCGACGCCTAGGGCCTTCCCGCTCGGTGAGCGGGGAGCGCAGCGCGGGGGCGGTCAGTGGCCGGTGGGGTCGGCGGCGATCCGCTCCAGCCAGGCGATCGTGCCGTCGGTCATCGGATGCGCCGCCTCGAGCGACCCGAGGTAGGACCGCACCTCGCGCATCTCCGCCGCACGGCGCACGGCGTGCCGACGGGTGCCCTCCAGCATCCGCTCGACGAGCTCCTCGCCGCCGTCGCCGAACTCCGCGGCGATCTGCCCCATCACCCAGTCGCGTGCGCCGACCTTCTCGGCGGCGGTGGCGCTCTCGAACACGAGCGCGGCCACGCCCTTCATGAAGACGCTGCGCAGCAGCTTCCGCTCGGCCGCAGCCCCGGCGTCGGGGCCGGCATCGGCGGCCGGGATCCCCACGCCGCGGAGCGCGCCGAGCAGGTGCGGCGTCGCGACCCCGCTGACGAGCAGGTCGGTGTCGATCCGCGCGCGGCCGACGGGCGCGAGGATGGCGACGTCGGAGAACGGGATGCCGCGCCCGGCCGCCCGCGCCGCCAGAGCGCGCTTGGTGTCGGGGTGGCTCGTGTTCAGGTCGGCGAAGAGGGCGCCGTCGGCCATCGCCGGCAGCGCCTCGTCCATGGCCGCCGTCGACGCCTCACCGCCGACGAGGCTCAGCACGACTTCCGCGCCGTCGACCGCGTCGGCGATCGTCGGCACCTGGCGCACCCCCGGCAGCTCCGCCCGCACGCGGGGATCGACCCCCGTCACCGTCGATCCGCGGGCGGCCAGGTCGGCCGCGTAGATGCTGCCCGCTTCGCCGAGTCCGAGCACTGCGACGCGCATCCGACCTCCTTCGGTCGCTGGACTGTCCGAGTATTGTCGACAATAGTGGCTCGAATGCCCGGCGACGCCGGGCGTCTCGATCCGCGGACGCCCGCCCCGCGGGCCGGAGGGAGCGCAGTGGCCGCCATCGCAGACGCCGTCCTGAAGACGGCCCCC is part of the Microbacterium lemovicicum genome and encodes:
- a CDS encoding 5-methyltetrahydropteroyltriglutamate--homocysteine S-methyltransferase, which produces MSVNPPFRADIVGSFLRPEAVSSARARFAAGELDAAELRAVEDEAITALVARQAQTGLRVATDGEFRRSWWHFDFFGMLDGVEVVELDHGIQFQGVQTRPRGLKIDGPVGFPDDHPMLEHFRFLKPVAEAAGVTPKFSIPAPTVLDFRLEAEALAGSPYDHRDDIVEDLAATYRSAVQAFYDAGCRYLQFDDTAWAYLCSDVELAKAAERGIRTDHLAERYARLINASLRDKPDDLVVTTHVCRGNFRSTWISSGGYEPVAEQLLGETAFDGYFLEYDNERSGGFEPLRFLPKGDKVVELGLITTKTGDLESADDIVRRIEEAAEVAPLDQLALSPQCGFASTEEGNELTADQQWAKIDAAVAIAGRVWGDA
- a CDS encoding IclR family transcriptional regulator — encoded protein: MARASGGESVLSKHLRVMEAFDAADPFLTLSDIAARAGLAASTAHRLVAELEREGLVERLPDRTYRLGVRLWEMACRTPGALGLRELARPHLQSLHARVRQHAQLGVLNGTDVLFLDRLSARDAVVNATLIGGRIPLHVSSSGLVLLAHAGPEVLERVLAAPRIRYTPATLCTPAELTAALRDVRARGWAVCDGHVHEESRGIAVPVYGAHHDVIAAMGVVVPNDGADPLAHIELLTRASHAITEAMRAASLPPSHPGALPGGRFRPLVTSSVRSMEYLEARAGAAAP
- a CDS encoding NAD(P)-dependent oxidoreductase, which translates into the protein MRVAVLGLGEAGSIYAADLAARGSTVTGVDPRVRAELPGVRQVPTIADAVDGAEVVLSLVGGEASTAAMDEALPAMADGALFADLNTSHPDTKRALAARAAGRGIPFSDVAILAPVGRARIDTDLLVSGVATPHLLGALRGVGIPAADAGPDAGAAAERKLLRSVFMKGVAALVFESATAAEKVGARDWVMGQIAAEFGDGGEELVERMLEGTRRHAVRRAAEMREVRSYLGSLEAAHPMTDGTIAWLERIAADPTGH